The proteins below are encoded in one region of Castor canadensis chromosome 6, mCasCan1.hap1v2, whole genome shotgun sequence:
- the Rad52 gene encoding DNA repair protein RAD52 homolog isoform X3, giving the protein MSAVEEAIRGGCDSHPSAGGKSVLCFGQSQYTAEEYQAIQCALRQRLGPEYISSRMAGGGQKVCYIEGHRVISLANEMFGYNGWAHSITQQNVDFVDLNNGKFYVGVCAFVRVQLKDGSYHEDVGYGVSEGLKSKALSLEKARKEAVTDGLKRALRSFGNALGNCILDKDYLRSLNKFPRQLPLEVDLTKAKRQDFEPSVEQARYNSCRLNAALGPSKPQEMTFPCKASHTDDPHILLQGDRDNGCRSPAATTEHDAAHQRKLRQKQLQQQFRQQMERRTHVQTPAAADDSKSLPDPPLTHSTSTTAVSEPPREKAVLPGNFEDNLEMWDLTPDLEDIVKPLAVPEPPQTSATTAKNQMVAQDGLPHSLCHQKPQEKPEPWHLQTYSTNQPLTGHCASHSKNQDMKKRKWDPS; this is encoded by the exons ATGTCTGCAGTGGAGGAAGCAATTCGTGGAGGGTGTGACAGTCATCCTTCTGCTGGTGGCAAGTCTGTGTTATGCTTTGGACAG AGCCAATACACAGCAGAAGAGTACCAGGCCATCCAGTGTGCTCTGAGGCAGAGGCTGGGCCCGGAATACATAAGTAGCCGCATGGCTGGAGGAGGCCAGAAG gtGTGTTACATTGAGGGTCACAGGGTGATTAGCCTGGCCAATGAGATGTTTGGGTACAACGGCTGGGCCCACTCCATCACACAGCAGAATGTGG ATTTTGTTGACCTCAACAACGGCAAGTTCTACGTGGGAGTCTGTGCGTTTGTGAGGGTGCAGTTGAAG GACGGCTCCTACCATGAAGATGTAGGCTATGGTGTCAGTGAGGGCCTCAAGTCAAAGGCCTTGTCCTTGGAGAAGGCCAGGAAGGAGGCAGTGACAGATGGGCTGAAGCGAGCCCTCAG gAGTTTTGGGAATGCACTTGGAAATTGCATTCTGGACAAAGACTATCTGAGGTCACTAAATAAGTTTCCACGCCAG TTGCCTCTTGAAGTGGAtttaactaaagcaaagagacaAGATTTTGAACCATCCGTGGAACAGGCAAGATACAACAGCTGCCGCCTGAATGCAGCTCTGGGACCCTCAAAACCACAGGAGATGACCTTCCCTTGCAAAGCAAGCCACACAGATGACCCCCACATCTTGCTACAAGGGGACAGAGACAACGGCTGCCG CAGCCCAGCCGCCACCACGGAACATGACGCCGCTCACCAGAGGAAGCTCCGGCAGAAGCAGCTGCAGCAGCAGTTCCGCCAGCAGATGGAGAGACGGACGCACGTGCAGACGCCTGCTGCAGCCGATGACAGCAAGT CACTTCCGGACCCTCCTCTGACACACAGCACCTCCACAACCGCTGTCTCAGAGCCCCCCAGGGAGAAGGCTGTCCTGCCAG GGAACTTTGAAGACAACCTTGAAATGTGGGATCTGACTCCGGATTTAGAGGACATTGTCAAGCCCTTGGCTGTACCAGAACCTCCCCAGACCTCTGCCACCACAGCCAAGAACCAGATGGTGGCCCAAGACGGGCTCCCACACAGCCTTTGCCACCAGAAGCCACAAGAAAAACCTGAACCTTGGCATCTCCAAACCTACAGTACTAACCAGCCCCTAACAG GACACTGTGCCTCTCACAGTAAGAATCAAGATATGAAGAAACGGAAGTGGGATCCGTCCTGA
- the Rad52 gene encoding DNA repair protein RAD52 homolog isoform X4 codes for MRPSRINMSAVEEAIRGGCDSHPSAGGKSVLCFGQSQYTAEEYQAIQCALRQRLGPEYISSRMAGGGQKVCYIEGHRVISLANEMFGYNGWAHSITQQNVDFVDLNNGKFYVGVCAFVRVQLKDGSYHEDVGYGVSEGLKSKALSLEKARKEAVTDGLKRALRSFGNALGNCILDKDYLRSLNKFPRQLPLEVDLTKAKRQDFEPSVEQARYNSCRLNAALGPSKPQEMTFPCKASHTDDPHILLQGDRDNGCRSPAATTEHDAAHQRKLRQKQLQQQFRQQMERRTHVQTPAAADDSKSALPDPPLTHSTSTTAVSEPPREKAVLPGNFEDNLEMWDLTPDLEDIVKPLAVPEPPQTSATTAKNQMVAQDGLPHSLCHQKPQEKPEPWHLQTYSTNQPLTGHCASHSKNQDMKKRKWDPS; via the exons ATG AGGCCAAGCAGGATCAACATGTCTGCAGTGGAGGAAGCAATTCGTGGAGGGTGTGACAGTCATCCTTCTGCTGGTGGCAAGTCTGTGTTATGCTTTGGACAG AGCCAATACACAGCAGAAGAGTACCAGGCCATCCAGTGTGCTCTGAGGCAGAGGCTGGGCCCGGAATACATAAGTAGCCGCATGGCTGGAGGAGGCCAGAAG gtGTGTTACATTGAGGGTCACAGGGTGATTAGCCTGGCCAATGAGATGTTTGGGTACAACGGCTGGGCCCACTCCATCACACAGCAGAATGTGG ATTTTGTTGACCTCAACAACGGCAAGTTCTACGTGGGAGTCTGTGCGTTTGTGAGGGTGCAGTTGAAG GACGGCTCCTACCATGAAGATGTAGGCTATGGTGTCAGTGAGGGCCTCAAGTCAAAGGCCTTGTCCTTGGAGAAGGCCAGGAAGGAGGCAGTGACAGATGGGCTGAAGCGAGCCCTCAG gAGTTTTGGGAATGCACTTGGAAATTGCATTCTGGACAAAGACTATCTGAGGTCACTAAATAAGTTTCCACGCCAG TTGCCTCTTGAAGTGGAtttaactaaagcaaagagacaAGATTTTGAACCATCCGTGGAACAGGCAAGATACAACAGCTGCCGCCTGAATGCAGCTCTGGGACCCTCAAAACCACAGGAGATGACCTTCCCTTGCAAAGCAAGCCACACAGATGACCCCCACATCTTGCTACAAGGGGACAGAGACAACGGCTGCCG CAGCCCAGCCGCCACCACGGAACATGACGCCGCTCACCAGAGGAAGCTCCGGCAGAAGCAGCTGCAGCAGCAGTTCCGCCAGCAGATGGAGAGACGGACGCACGTGCAGACGCCTGCTGCAGCCGATGACAGCAAGT CAGCACTTCCGGACCCTCCTCTGACACACAGCACCTCCACAACCGCTGTCTCAGAGCCCCCCAGGGAGAAGGCTGTCCTGCCAG GGAACTTTGAAGACAACCTTGAAATGTGGGATCTGACTCCGGATTTAGAGGACATTGTCAAGCCCTTGGCTGTACCAGAACCTCCCCAGACCTCTGCCACCACAGCCAAGAACCAGATGGTGGCCCAAGACGGGCTCCCACACAGCCTTTGCCACCAGAAGCCACAAGAAAAACCTGAACCTTGGCATCTCCAAACCTACAGTACTAACCAGCCCCTAACAG GACACTGTGCCTCTCACAGTAAGAATCAAGATATGAAGAAACGGAAGTGGGATCCGTCCTGA
- the Rad52 gene encoding DNA repair protein RAD52 homolog isoform X1, whose product MSAVEEAIRGGCDSHPSAGGKSVLCFGQSQYTAEEYQAIQCALRQRLGPEYISSRMAGGGQKVCYIEGHRVISLANEMFGYNGWAHSITQQNVDFVDLNNGKFYVGVCAFVRVQLKDGSYHEDVGYGVSEGLKSKALSLEKARKEAVTDGLKRALRSFGNALGNCILDKDYLRSLNKFPRQLPLEVDLTKAKRQDFEPSVEQARYNSCRLNAALGPSKPQEMTFPCKASHTDDPHILLQGDRDNGCRSPAATTEHDAAHQRKLRQKQLQQQFRQQMERRTHVQTPAAADDSKSALPDPPLTHSTSTTAVSEPPREKAVLPGNFEDNLEMWDLTPDLEDIVKPLAVPEPPQTSATTAKNQMVAQDGLPHSLCHQKPQEKPEPWHLQTYSTNQPLTGHCASHSKNQDMKKRKWDPS is encoded by the exons ATGTCTGCAGTGGAGGAAGCAATTCGTGGAGGGTGTGACAGTCATCCTTCTGCTGGTGGCAAGTCTGTGTTATGCTTTGGACAG AGCCAATACACAGCAGAAGAGTACCAGGCCATCCAGTGTGCTCTGAGGCAGAGGCTGGGCCCGGAATACATAAGTAGCCGCATGGCTGGAGGAGGCCAGAAG gtGTGTTACATTGAGGGTCACAGGGTGATTAGCCTGGCCAATGAGATGTTTGGGTACAACGGCTGGGCCCACTCCATCACACAGCAGAATGTGG ATTTTGTTGACCTCAACAACGGCAAGTTCTACGTGGGAGTCTGTGCGTTTGTGAGGGTGCAGTTGAAG GACGGCTCCTACCATGAAGATGTAGGCTATGGTGTCAGTGAGGGCCTCAAGTCAAAGGCCTTGTCCTTGGAGAAGGCCAGGAAGGAGGCAGTGACAGATGGGCTGAAGCGAGCCCTCAG gAGTTTTGGGAATGCACTTGGAAATTGCATTCTGGACAAAGACTATCTGAGGTCACTAAATAAGTTTCCACGCCAG TTGCCTCTTGAAGTGGAtttaactaaagcaaagagacaAGATTTTGAACCATCCGTGGAACAGGCAAGATACAACAGCTGCCGCCTGAATGCAGCTCTGGGACCCTCAAAACCACAGGAGATGACCTTCCCTTGCAAAGCAAGCCACACAGATGACCCCCACATCTTGCTACAAGGGGACAGAGACAACGGCTGCCG CAGCCCAGCCGCCACCACGGAACATGACGCCGCTCACCAGAGGAAGCTCCGGCAGAAGCAGCTGCAGCAGCAGTTCCGCCAGCAGATGGAGAGACGGACGCACGTGCAGACGCCTGCTGCAGCCGATGACAGCAAGT CAGCACTTCCGGACCCTCCTCTGACACACAGCACCTCCACAACCGCTGTCTCAGAGCCCCCCAGGGAGAAGGCTGTCCTGCCAG GGAACTTTGAAGACAACCTTGAAATGTGGGATCTGACTCCGGATTTAGAGGACATTGTCAAGCCCTTGGCTGTACCAGAACCTCCCCAGACCTCTGCCACCACAGCCAAGAACCAGATGGTGGCCCAAGACGGGCTCCCACACAGCCTTTGCCACCAGAAGCCACAAGAAAAACCTGAACCTTGGCATCTCCAAACCTACAGTACTAACCAGCCCCTAACAG GACACTGTGCCTCTCACAGTAAGAATCAAGATATGAAGAAACGGAAGTGGGATCCGTCCTGA
- the Rad52 gene encoding DNA repair protein RAD52 homolog isoform X2 yields the protein MSAVEEAIRGGCDSHPSAGGKSVLCFGQSQYTAEEYQAIQCALRQRLGPEYISSRMAGGGQKVCYIEGHRVISLANEMFGYNGWAHSITQQNVDFVDLNNGKFYVGVCAFVRVQLKDGSYHEDVGYGVSEGLKSKALSLEKARKEAVTDGLKRALRSFGNALGNCILDKDYLRSLNKFPRQLPLEVDLTKAKRQDFEPSVEQARYNSCRLNAALGPSKPQEMTFPCKASHTDDPHILLQGDRDNGCRPAATTEHDAAHQRKLRQKQLQQQFRQQMERRTHVQTPAAADDSKSALPDPPLTHSTSTTAVSEPPREKAVLPGNFEDNLEMWDLTPDLEDIVKPLAVPEPPQTSATTAKNQMVAQDGLPHSLCHQKPQEKPEPWHLQTYSTNQPLTGHCASHSKNQDMKKRKWDPS from the exons ATGTCTGCAGTGGAGGAAGCAATTCGTGGAGGGTGTGACAGTCATCCTTCTGCTGGTGGCAAGTCTGTGTTATGCTTTGGACAG AGCCAATACACAGCAGAAGAGTACCAGGCCATCCAGTGTGCTCTGAGGCAGAGGCTGGGCCCGGAATACATAAGTAGCCGCATGGCTGGAGGAGGCCAGAAG gtGTGTTACATTGAGGGTCACAGGGTGATTAGCCTGGCCAATGAGATGTTTGGGTACAACGGCTGGGCCCACTCCATCACACAGCAGAATGTGG ATTTTGTTGACCTCAACAACGGCAAGTTCTACGTGGGAGTCTGTGCGTTTGTGAGGGTGCAGTTGAAG GACGGCTCCTACCATGAAGATGTAGGCTATGGTGTCAGTGAGGGCCTCAAGTCAAAGGCCTTGTCCTTGGAGAAGGCCAGGAAGGAGGCAGTGACAGATGGGCTGAAGCGAGCCCTCAG gAGTTTTGGGAATGCACTTGGAAATTGCATTCTGGACAAAGACTATCTGAGGTCACTAAATAAGTTTCCACGCCAG TTGCCTCTTGAAGTGGAtttaactaaagcaaagagacaAGATTTTGAACCATCCGTGGAACAGGCAAGATACAACAGCTGCCGCCTGAATGCAGCTCTGGGACCCTCAAAACCACAGGAGATGACCTTCCCTTGCAAAGCAAGCCACACAGATGACCCCCACATCTTGCTACAAGGGGACAGAGACAACGGCTGCCG CCCAGCCGCCACCACGGAACATGACGCCGCTCACCAGAGGAAGCTCCGGCAGAAGCAGCTGCAGCAGCAGTTCCGCCAGCAGATGGAGAGACGGACGCACGTGCAGACGCCTGCTGCAGCCGATGACAGCAAGT CAGCACTTCCGGACCCTCCTCTGACACACAGCACCTCCACAACCGCTGTCTCAGAGCCCCCCAGGGAGAAGGCTGTCCTGCCAG GGAACTTTGAAGACAACCTTGAAATGTGGGATCTGACTCCGGATTTAGAGGACATTGTCAAGCCCTTGGCTGTACCAGAACCTCCCCAGACCTCTGCCACCACAGCCAAGAACCAGATGGTGGCCCAAGACGGGCTCCCACACAGCCTTTGCCACCAGAAGCCACAAGAAAAACCTGAACCTTGGCATCTCCAAACCTACAGTACTAACCAGCCCCTAACAG GACACTGTGCCTCTCACAGTAAGAATCAAGATATGAAGAAACGGAAGTGGGATCCGTCCTGA
- the Rad52 gene encoding DNA repair protein RAD52 homolog isoform X5, with translation MAGGGQKVCYIEGHRVISLANEMFGYNGWAHSITQQNVDFVDLNNGKFYVGVCAFVRVQLKDGSYHEDVGYGVSEGLKSKALSLEKARKEAVTDGLKRALRSFGNALGNCILDKDYLRSLNKFPRQLPLEVDLTKAKRQDFEPSVEQARYNSCRLNAALGPSKPQEMTFPCKASHTDDPHILLQGDRDNGCRSPAATTEHDAAHQRKLRQKQLQQQFRQQMERRTHVQTPAAADDSKSALPDPPLTHSTSTTAVSEPPREKAVLPGNFEDNLEMWDLTPDLEDIVKPLAVPEPPQTSATTAKNQMVAQDGLPHSLCHQKPQEKPEPWHLQTYSTNQPLTGHCASHSKNQDMKKRKWDPS, from the exons ATGGCTGGAGGAGGCCAGAAG gtGTGTTACATTGAGGGTCACAGGGTGATTAGCCTGGCCAATGAGATGTTTGGGTACAACGGCTGGGCCCACTCCATCACACAGCAGAATGTGG ATTTTGTTGACCTCAACAACGGCAAGTTCTACGTGGGAGTCTGTGCGTTTGTGAGGGTGCAGTTGAAG GACGGCTCCTACCATGAAGATGTAGGCTATGGTGTCAGTGAGGGCCTCAAGTCAAAGGCCTTGTCCTTGGAGAAGGCCAGGAAGGAGGCAGTGACAGATGGGCTGAAGCGAGCCCTCAG gAGTTTTGGGAATGCACTTGGAAATTGCATTCTGGACAAAGACTATCTGAGGTCACTAAATAAGTTTCCACGCCAG TTGCCTCTTGAAGTGGAtttaactaaagcaaagagacaAGATTTTGAACCATCCGTGGAACAGGCAAGATACAACAGCTGCCGCCTGAATGCAGCTCTGGGACCCTCAAAACCACAGGAGATGACCTTCCCTTGCAAAGCAAGCCACACAGATGACCCCCACATCTTGCTACAAGGGGACAGAGACAACGGCTGCCG CAGCCCAGCCGCCACCACGGAACATGACGCCGCTCACCAGAGGAAGCTCCGGCAGAAGCAGCTGCAGCAGCAGTTCCGCCAGCAGATGGAGAGACGGACGCACGTGCAGACGCCTGCTGCAGCCGATGACAGCAAGT CAGCACTTCCGGACCCTCCTCTGACACACAGCACCTCCACAACCGCTGTCTCAGAGCCCCCCAGGGAGAAGGCTGTCCTGCCAG GGAACTTTGAAGACAACCTTGAAATGTGGGATCTGACTCCGGATTTAGAGGACATTGTCAAGCCCTTGGCTGTACCAGAACCTCCCCAGACCTCTGCCACCACAGCCAAGAACCAGATGGTGGCCCAAGACGGGCTCCCACACAGCCTTTGCCACCAGAAGCCACAAGAAAAACCTGAACCTTGGCATCTCCAAACCTACAGTACTAACCAGCCCCTAACAG GACACTGTGCCTCTCACAGTAAGAATCAAGATATGAAGAAACGGAAGTGGGATCCGTCCTGA